In Trichoderma atroviride chromosome 2, complete sequence, one DNA window encodes the following:
- a CDS encoding uncharacterized protein (EggNog:ENOG41~SECRETED:SignalP(1-19)), translating to MRGQPLAALLLGLGTPVFAEPLLDVLVASGAANFATYIQSDPDVLAKYLSGQIQTVFAPSDLVPPPASLSRRAPSPADVAKAEIQGSEDLADLRTASGSEPGSVIPTGTDSAGLGGQPQVVTSDTRPANVTNPTRRWASSANLTGPSLLRISSGLGNIANIVHADIPFDHGFVHITDNYFTLPVSISSTVQALGQTTFSSLISGSNMTKSLESTQFATVFLPSNAAFAAASVGPSISSSTSSLISNHVVGGFAGYLPVLKDGAALTTQTGNTLVISIRNGIYYVNGAKIIQANIITENGVVHIIDKVLSPSSPPPISSGGMLSKTTSFMCVIGAVAGAVIAQL from the exons ATGCGTGGGCAACCTTTAGCAGCTCTCCTTCTAGGCTTGGGCACTCCGGTCTTTGCCGAGCCTCTCTTAGATGTGCTTGTTGCATCTGGTGCCGCCAATTTTGCCACCTACATCCAGTCAGACCCGGATGTTCTAGCCAAATATCTCTCTGGCCAGATCCAGACTGTCTTTGCACCATCAGATTTGGTCCCGCCACCTGCAAGCCTATCAAGACGTGCTCCTTCGCCGGCTGATGTGGCCAAAGCTGAGATTCAAGGCTCGGAAGACCTCGCTGACTTGAGAACCGCCAGCGGCTCCGAGCCAGGTTCCGTTATCCCAACTGGCACTGACTCCGCTGGGCTAGGTGGTCAGCCTCAAGTTGTTACTTCCGATACCAGACCTGCAAATGTGACCAACCCGACTAGACGTTGGGCATCTTCGGCTAACCTGACCGGACCATCCTTGCTGAGGATTTCATCTGGTTTGGGAAACATTGCGAACATCGTCCACGCAGACATCCCGTTTGACCATGGGTTTGTCCACATCACTGACAA CTACTTTACTCTGCCCGTGTCAATCTCTTCTACGGTTCAAGCGCTTGGGCAGACGACGTTCTCCAGTTTaatcagcggcagcaacatgACCAAGTCGCTGGAGAGCACGCAATTCGCCACCGTCTTCCTGCCCTCCAATGCAGCCTTTGCTGCGGCCAGTGTTGGCCCATCCATCAGCTCATCCACCTCCTCACTGATTTCCAACCACGTCGTTGGAGGCTTTGCTGGCTACCTGCCTGTACTGAAGGACGGCGCTGCATTGACGACTCAAACGGGCAATACCCTAGTCATTAGCATCCGCAACGGCATCTACTATGTCAACGGAGCCAAGATTATACAAGCGAACATCATAACTGAGAACGGCGTGGTGCATATCATTGACAAG GTACTGTCACCTTCATCACCACCTCCAATCTCTTCGGGTGGTATGCTGTCCAAGACAACCAGCTTTATGTGCGTGATTGGAGCTGTTGCTGGGGCAGTGATAGCTCAGCTCTGA
- a CDS encoding uncharacterized protein (EggNog:ENOG41~MEROPS:MER0047718~SECRETED:SignalP(1-21)), with the protein MVAYLQLLPLLGALFAGGVHSKTSNVGDAADANNTVGSWDYVPGAYIIEYEQGHENEASLFSTLHTHGLPASKRMSLSYSLFKGASVQLDAVSLDPQAASTKIASLAPVKNVWPVMRYQNLELGKFSSTSGVKRNVGDFSQHVSRAAADSDTGYAPHVLTQVDKLHAEGYTGKGIRVGVIDSGVDYKHPVLGGCFGEGCIVGYGMDLIGPDFNGTNTPVPGPYPYPDCLGHGTHVSGIIAAQKNPLGFIGAAYGATLGMYKALDCGGGSSNDVLMAAFNQAYEDGSDVISISIGIYSGWKEDPLAVTVSRIVDAGVPVVIANGNQGPAVFSSASPGDGAGVMNVASIDNTETPFLGTEAFTSLNSPSGNLTSFAWLPGTPAFPNITLPLWAVTPNTTTDGSSSACSPLSSSAPTDLSDKIVLVQLTGCDDPTIAANLAKNNAKYIIYYSSDDDLDDVYSVSTAPSTLGAGMVPLQQATIWLDLLSKGTDVYAKMVDPQSANPGATYFPNNATGGIVSDFSSWGPTWEADVNPHIATPGASILSTYPLNMGAYYVDSGTSMATPLMASIYALIMQARSIKDPKALLSMVSSRAKQTKYRDSYQSILYNDLAPVAQQGAGLAQAYDAIHATTTLSVSSISLNDTDHFVNSTDFTIKNGAKQAVTYSIGHLPSRSRDTFKAGVSSPSQSSNSSSSAATLTFSDTKVTVPAGGSAKITVEVALPQGLTEADLPVYSGYITLNGTNGESLVLPYLGVLGSLSSLQGIDSSNGYIYHSTGRYWQAAPNNDTWTLPYPSVGSQLPNSAAIDFPALYILVTTGVPLIRADIIPLGNTPANTTKVLGVDTAGSFPGFPVQWVFSNIYQIPFNGVTQEGIILPEGNYALSLRALKIFGDANNSDDYYTVQTQSFNIKYNSTAAQ; encoded by the exons ATGGTGGCTTACCTCCAATTGCTGCCCCTCCTGGGCGCATTGTTTGCAGGTGGTGTTCACTCAAAAACGTCAAATGTTGGTGATGCCGCTGATGCAAATAACACTGTGGGAAGCTGGGACTATGTTCCTGGGGCATACATTATCGAGTATGAACAAGGCCAT GAAAACGAGGCATCGCTATTTAGCACACTTCATACACATGGACTTCCAGCTTCTAAGCGGATGAGCTTGTCCTATTCGCTCTTCAAGGGAGCCTCAGTCCAATTGGACGCTGTCAGTCTGGATCCTCAAGCTGCATCGACCAAGATCGCGTCCCTTGCTCCTGTGAAGAACGTATGGCCCGTTATGCGCTATCAAAATCTCGAACTCGGCAAATTCTCGTCCACAAGCGGCGTTAAACGCAACGTCGGAGACTTCTCACAGCATGTGtccagagctgcagcagacaGCGACACCGGATATGCACCACATGTCTTGACACAGGTCGATAAGCTACATGCAGAAGGATACACGGGCAAAGGGATCCGTGTCGGCGTTATAGATTCAGGAGTTGATTACAAGCATCCTGTCCTAGGCGGCTGCTTTGGTGAAGGCTGCATTGTTGGCTACGGAATGGACTTGATCGGTCCCGACTTCAACGGCACAAACACACCAGTTCCTGGTCCGTATCCATATCCCGATTGTCTTGGCCACGGGACGCATGTCTCTGGAATCATTGCGGCCCAGAAAAACCCTTTGGGATTTATTGGTGCCGCTTATGGCGCAACACTGGGCATGTACAAGGCATTGGACTGCGGAGGTGGCTCTTCCAACGATGTACTCATGGCAGCATTCAACCAAGCGTATGAAGATGGGTCAGATGTCATTTCTATCTCTATCGGAATTTATTCTGGGTGGAAAGAGGACCCTCTCGCAGTAACAGTATCGCGAATAGTCGACGCCGGCGTCCCGGTGGTTATCGCCAACGGCAACCAAGGCCCTGCTGTCTTCAGTTCAGCTTCTCCCGGCGATGGTGCGGGTGTCATGAATGTGGCCTCTATTGATAACACAGAGACACCTTTTCTGGGGACTGAGGCTTTTACAAGCCTCAATAGCCCCTCTGGTAACTTGACTTCTTTTGCCTGGTTACCTGGAACGCCCGCATTTCCAAATATCACTCTGCCGTTATGGGCTGTTACTCCTAATACTACGACAGATGGAAGTTCGAGTGCTTGCAGTccgctcagcagcagcgcgccTACAGATCTCAGCGATAAAATTGTTCTTGTGCAGTTAACTGGCTGCGATGATCCCACAATTGCGGCAAACCTTGCAAAGAACAATGCCAAGTACATAATATACTACAGCAGTGATGATGATCTCGATGA TGTGTATAGCGTTAGTACCGCTCCTAGCACTCTTGGTGCCGGCATGGTGCCCCTACAGCAAGCCACGATATGGCTAGATCTTCTCAGTAAGGGCACAGATGTGTACGCAAAAATGGTCGATCCTCAGTCTGCCAATCCTGGAGCAACATACTTCCCGAACAATGCGACCGGTGGCATTGTAAGCGATTTCTCAAGCTGGGGTCCAACTTGGGAGGCAGATGTAAATCCACACATCGCAACCCCAGGAGCCTCAATCCTTTCTACGTATCCCCTGAATATGGGAGCATATTATGTCGACTCTGGAACATCCATGGCTACGCCGCTTATGGCTTCGATATATGCCCTGATCATGCAAGCGCGATCTATCAAGGACCCCAAAGCGCTCCTGAGTATGGTATCATCAagagcaaagcaaacaaaataCCGTGATTCGTATCAATCCATATTATACAACGACCTTGCTCCCGTGGCGCAACAAGGAGCTGGATTGGCGCAGGCCTATGATGCAATTCATGCAACAACCACCCTAAGCGTTTCGAGCATCTCTCTCAACGATACGGACCACTTTGTTAATAGCACAGATTTTACAATCAAGAATGGCGCCAAGCAAGCCGTGACCTACTCAATTGGCCACCTCCCTTCCAGATCCAGAGACACTTTCAAGGCTGGCGTgtcatcaccatcacagaGCTCCAATTCGAGctcctcagcagcaacattAACTTTTTCTGATACAAAAGTCACAGTTCCAGCAGGCGGATCTGCTAAGATTACTGTCGAAGTAGCTCTTCCTCAAGGACTGACGGAAGCAGACCTCCCTGTATACAGCGGGTACATTACTCTGAATGGAACTAATGGCGAGAGTCTTGTTCTTCCATACTTGGGAGTACTTGGAAGCCTAAGCAGTCTTCAGGGCATAGACTCTAGCAATGGCTACATTTATCATTCAACGGGCCGTTACTGGCAAGCAGCCCCTAACAATGATACTTGGACTCTCCCATATCCTTCAGTGGGTAGCCAGCTTCCAAATTCGGCAGCTATTGATTTCCCTGCGCTCTATATTTTAGTCACTACTGGCGTGCCTCTTATTAGAGCAGACATCATTCCCCTTGGCAATACTCCAGCAAACACCACTAAAGTTCTGGGCGTTGATACAGCTGGAAGCTTCCCAGGATTTCCTGTTCAATGGGTCTTCTCAAACATTTACCAAATTCCATTCAACGGCGTAACTCAGGAAGGTATCATATTGCCCGAGGGCAACTATGCCTTGTCGCTGAGAGCACTGAAGATATTTGGAGACGCGAATAATTCTGATGACTATTACACTGTACAGACGCAGTCATTCAACATCAAGTATAACTCGACGGCGGCTCAATAG